From the Cucumis sativus cultivar 9930 chromosome 5, Cucumber_9930_V3, whole genome shotgun sequence genome, the window CGAGTAAATTAATTGCTATAACTTAGATGTTACAACTACAATTAATTTACAAGCAAATGAAGAAACCAACATCGTTATCTAGTTTAGTAAATGAGAGGGCTTTTAAGGGTACGGGTACGAACTTTATACCTCTATTTGTAAAACCAAGAAACAACCAACTAGGTATTGGTTTAGAATGAAGACAAAAGTGGTAAAATTTGAACCATTTATACAACGGGCGAGGACAGTATTTTAAAATGGgatagttgtaaatttagcaattaattaagtatatagcacaattgtagaaaatttgtaaatatagccaaatttgttaaattctatcaatgatataagtctatcactgatataccatataaagtctatcagcgatacaagtctatccgtgatagttttgttatatttgtaatttttttaaaatattgttatattcttaaatattattgctaaaatagtccttcatttcaattttccattttaaaataaatgtggTAAGGATTAGATAGCAAACATATCACATAGCATGgagtatttgaaaaatgggccttgtttgtttttgtagaAGGTGAAGTATGGGCCTCAGAATCCAAAGCCCAAGCAAGGGTGATGTAGATCTTGCCCATCTTGCATCAGTCTCTCTACAATAATGTCGGTGGTCCACGTAACTCATCGACGTGACTCATATCATTGATTGATTAATCTagatttagtttagtttaatttgatttaaaccCAGTCCAATAACTATCCTCacacaaaaggaaaagagaaatgaagaaaaaaagaatgaagaagaagtgTAATGGTAATGTTAAAAAGACATGGGAAGTGAAATAGCAGCAATGCATCTGAGGGAGGATTAGgattaattaagtaaattgGGAGCGTAATGTGAGGACAAAAGGAATAGAAACGGGAAAAAAATGTCAGCCCCATTCCGTTGATAGAGATAAGGGTAATGGGTTGTTGCCACGTGTCAAAAGGAAATGGTGAGAGGAAGTGATAAGGTTTGAGATCTCAACTATGTGATCttaaattcaagttttttaCCAACTAAATTTACGACCACTAAATTGGTTTGTGAATGGATAAAATGAGGATAGTAAACAGCTTATAAATAGACTACCATTTCACAGTGCAATGCCTCTCAGACTCAACACCAAGAGCTTCTTCAAACTACTCTACTAGCTATTAGTAAATCCTTCTAATcctccaagaaaaaaaagaggcatAAATGGCTTCATCCATTCTCTCATCCGCCGCTGTTGCCTCTGTGAACAGTGCTTCCCCTGCTCAAGCTAGCATGGTAGCACCATTCACTGGCCTCAAATCTTCCGCTGGTTTCCCCATCACTCGCAAGAACAACGTCGACATCACCACTTTGGCTAGCAATGGTGGAAAAGTTCAGTGCATGAAGgtatcaaatttcaatttatatattaattaattctatatttgtttgatttaatgattaattatttctctctttttttttataaaaaataaaaaattaggtgTGGCCACCACTTGGATTGAGGAAGTTCGAGACTCTTTCTTACCTGCCTGATATGAGTAACGAACAATTGTCAAAGGAATGTGACTACCTTCTCAGGAATGGATGGGTTCCCTGCGTTGAATTCGACATCGGAGTAtggttatttttatatttatttaatttaatgggattgaataattaaattaattagtgttttcGTGATTAATTagagtttctttttgtttttcttttaattttggcAGAGCGGATTCGTGTACCGTGAGAACCACAGGTCACCAGGATACTACGATGGACGTTACTGGACCATGTGGAAGCTCCCTATGTTTGGCTGCACCGACTCATCTCAGGTGATTCAGGAGATTGAGGAGGCTAAGAAGGAATACCCCGACGCATTCATCAGGGTTATTGGCTTTGACAACGTCCGTCAAGTGCAGTGCATCAGTTTCATCGCCTACAAGCCCCCAAGATTCTACTCTTCTTAAGTTCCATCTGCTGAGGCTTTCTTGAGGCGAATTTCCACCATTTGCCTTTTTTAAAGCTCCATCACTTGGGTGGTTTCAACCAAATTTCCcccctttaatttttttcttctctctttttttttccttcttatttttccattttacgTTTTGGTTTGTCTGTTGAATCCCACTATGTTTATTTCCCCGACTTTCCAATTCGAATTGGAATAAATGATGCTTTGATTTGTTCTTCAATTATCCTATCAATCAATCGGTCCTGTTTGCATCTTTCCTCATGGAAATTCAATCTATTTCCCTATGAAAATGTTCAATTGGGGTTTGTGTTTGTGTGATGGATATTGATTCGTGGTAACGATAAGGTTTAATCAATTTCATCCACTCAACCGTTGTCTTCATTATTCCCTTTTAAATTCGCATAATTctccaaagaaagaaaacaaaaaccagTTGGGCCAAATGGGCCGCTTTCTCGAGTAATTATCTCCAACGACTACTTTTTCCATCGTGGATGGAGAAAGGGCCACGTGTATTCTTCTTAATGGGCTTTACTTAGAGAAATATCTGGCAGTGGCCCAGCTGAAAATTGACACGTAACCTTCATGAAAATTACTTCTCTCTTCGTCAAAAAGTGGGAACGCTTATTGTATATCTTTTGGTCGTAAACTTTTCATCTACTCATATCATATCTAATCCCACTCTCTCTTACCTTTTCATTAGTTGTTTCATTTCATGTTAACATCGACAACCTTTCAAATATCTCAACAATTTAATGATATAAATTTGTCCACTTTCAACATAAACTATAACTTGTTTCGATAAATATAGTTGTCTTTActcgtatatatattatcgtCAATTTATCAACCGTCAATATGTAAGCATAATCATAATTCAATCATGGTCATATAATTGTTGATAATAATATCTTTTGATGATATAGAGTTGAAAAGCAAATTAATGTATCGATGAAGGGGCATAGAGGATGGAGCATAATTATCATCCTAAGTTTatgcaacaatttttttaataatgtggACCTACTAGATGCAAAAATATAATGTCAATATGTACTTGTCAAAGTCCCTTGTCTTCAAGGAAGAACAAACCTCCattcattgaaaataaaggaaaaccttacattttcaaaatcaaccaatcagaaaaaaaaaaaatggacgcATAAGTATGATAGGACATTATGGATTCAAATGGTGAATAATAGAAGCCATCAAAAGTATCTTATcatagaagaagaagtagtAGTGATACACCACTCtcatttcaagaaaattaaagatgcTTTTTTTGTATGGTATATTAGAAGTGGAAATAGATGTATAAACAATGACTTTTCAGGGTAAAAACAATTTAGAATTCGTCTAtattgatttaagaaaaaatatttttgaaaaaactcgtctttatttaatttattttgatcaaatttgtatagaatatattttataagttattttaagCGGTTGTCAATGAcactctaattttttaaaaaaaacgacTTAATTTAAACTCacagttaaaaaatatttcaaacacaTCTTTATTCACCATGGAAATGTTTGGAAAATTAGATATAATCAAGATTATTAAAAATCGAAATAATGTTCGAATAACATGCCAAATTAAGATAATAGAAACACAGTTTAATTGAAAGTTGTTGTTGcaacaaaataagtttttaacaACTagttcaaaaattaaatccaaacatcaattttttattatattacattCTATCCCAATGCAATTATGGGTGTCCACTATCTAAACACCCTCTAAATTGTGTATGAGTCAGTGTAAGGTTAAATGTAttgattatataataaaagtataatagTTGAATTTATACCTaggttgattttttaaatgtacttaaagaggaaaaaaaaaaaaaaaaagaaaaactacaaatgAATTTAGAATCTTGGAAACTACCTTCCTacttaatgaaaaaatttatttatttgagagTGAAAAAAGTTAACTTTATTTTGGGTTGTATAAGTCGTGATAATTTAAGAAATCCTATTTTTGACAACAAAAAACTGCAAAGGAAGGGtggaaaaaaaggataataataagggtatatttgtaattttgaaataaagttaaataaaataaatgaacattttgttttattattgtgAGTAATGACGATTTCTATTTTGGTGTTCACAAAACTAACATTCAAGTGGACGAAAATGACATGATGGAACGCGTCAACCTCTTCTGTAGTAATCGATAGATTGGAGATTTTGGTCCACAAATAAGGATAGCCGTCGTAATTAACCACCGGCTCGGAGACAATTCAGAGATTTCATTAACCAACCCTTCCCTTTCCCCCCCAATTGGGTCATGACTTTAGCCTTACACCCACCTTTTCATTCAACCCACGATGGGCTTCAATTTCCACCATACCAATAGCCCAAACTTGTTCTTTTGCCCATGGTTCCCTAGTTCACTTCTAACAACCCACCACTTGATCGAATCCTTGTGAATAACATGAAGAAACTGTACAAATTTGGGAAATCCTGGATTGATACTACTTTTTTGTATGATACTACTTCTCAGTACAACAAATGACAACATTAACTCTCTTAGttattggaaattttaatgatttacCATTTTCACAAGCTTAATAAATTGAGtgttcttaaaaagaaaaggttaatCCATGAGAGTTTttgtaaagtttttttttctttttgtttatcatGTAGAAAAAGGCAACACACTAGACAACTATAAATGTGTGTCACGTGGTAAATTTAAACATCAAAAGAGTAGGTTAGTAATGATCAAATCATTCTAATAAATAACACAATATGTTAGATGACAAAATAAAGACGTACGTTACACAGGATCAATTTAAACATGGAAGCATGTTGAAAAATACACCATGCTGATACCAATTATCTGTAAACTCAATGATCTGAACCGACCTGCGTATGTAAGCAGAATTATCCCTCATCCAGAAGCTACGCTTTTTGTGATATAAATAATGCATATTTGTGTAAGAAGTTAGATAGAATTTTGAATGGGTCCTCTATAAAATTGGTGTGAAGTAAGCCTTTTTGCAGTCCTAGAAACAAGCGCCATCTCTACTTTATGGATTCCATCGAACTTGGTGAGCAGAAAGGGACATTTGATGCTGAATGTTATCAGTTAttgtttaataatttctaTGAAGTAACTAAGCTTAATTGAGTTTATTAAATGTCACAAAGCAAAGCATCTTCTTCGCATCAATAAAATTGTGTCAGAATTCAGAAATCAATACTCCAATAAAGAGACAAGCTCTGCAACAAAGTTGCTTTGAACAtcaaagaaagagagagatgtTTATTCCACCAACAAAGTTGCTTTAAAAAAAGCTGAGAGGTCGGCGGTACCGTGAAGATGCCCtgaaaaaaaagcaaaatctAATTCTTCCATCCATAGCGTTATGCCCAAGCAAATATGCAAAAGGAATAGTGAATCGAAGGTATGGATCTAAGAGTGCCGCTAGAGTTGATATTTGCTGATCAAGTTGTTTGAAGCGTGTGTATCAAAATTCAAGGAATTTCAACAGGTGCTGTTAGATCAAAAGCAAATACAAACCCAGAAAGATGAACAAAATCACAATCGGGAAATATGGTTGTACAATATTCACATCTTGATGACTTCAAC encodes:
- the RBCS gene encoding ribulose bisphosphate carboxylase small chain, chloroplastic: MASSILSSAAVASVNSASPAQASMVAPFTGLKSSAGFPITRKNNVDITTLASNGGKVQCMKVWPPLGLRKFETLSYLPDMSNEQLSKECDYLLRNGWVPCVEFDIGSGFVYRENHRSPGYYDGRYWTMWKLPMFGCTDSSQVIQEIEEAKKEYPDAFIRVIGFDNVRQVQCISFIAYKPPRFYSS